The Polypterus senegalus isolate Bchr_013 chromosome 7, ASM1683550v1, whole genome shotgun sequence genome segment AATTTGACTTGCCCAGCCATTTTcacttctagatagatagatagatactttattaatcccaaggggaaattcacataatccagcagcagcatactgataaaaaacaatattaaattaaagagtgataacaataaaggtataacagacaataactttgtataatgttaacgtttaccccccgggtggaattgaagagtcgcgtagtgtggggtctcctcagtctgtcagtggcgcAGGACGGTGACATCAGTCTGTCGctggagctgctcctctgtctggagatgatacttcTGTAACTTGACGTGGTCCAGCAACAAGttcagcaagtctgacatacccaaaaATGGGTCACATGATGGGGCATCTGCTCCTGTCATTCTGATAAGTCTGACGAGACTAACCCTAATCCAATTTAACACCACCTTGCACAACTCATAAGCTTGGTGCACTTCAGGTGAGTTACAGAGGCATTTCCTGGGTCAGAGGTGGCCTtatatttgttcctgccttgtgttcagtCCTGCCTAGAGAGCCTTTATGCCTCCAACACCCCTAAGCTGGTTTAAGTAGGTGCAAGAATGTGACGATACTATGAGTCTAATGTTatttaaatccaaaacaaaatgacagcagATCATTCAGCCTTCATTCAGCAGTAACAAAGACAGAGGGAGACGGGATCAACATTACGGGCACATTGTTCAAATTGATGAGCTGGCTGTAGTGGCATTTCTTTCATGCCATGTTCCATAGCATGAGAAGGAAAGAACTCAAAATAGCTAACAACAATTGTTTGTATGATTCCATCTGCATAACCAAGTGGGAAATGACCGGGCCACCTGCTCTTCCGAGCGGGGTTTCCATGCTAACGACTTGCCATCTGTCATTGACCACTTGcctcgttttatttttttttttttcttctacaagAACAGTTGTCTGCTTTCAAGTTGGCAGTGGGAGACTCATTTTAAATCTGGATGATTGAGAGCAAATAGGGTGGTACAGTAGGGACAGTGGTCTCAGAAAGTATTCAACCAAGAAAAAGCAAGGAACTGGTTGTGGAATTTTCTTTACACCAAACTGCCTCTTTGTCCGGTCACTGTGCaggaagtggatgtagaggtggtgcactcctacaagtacttttGGTCcacatttaagcaaaagaagattaagaggtgacatgattgaagtgtttaaaattatgaagggaattagtacagtggatcgagacttgtattttaaaatgagctcatcaagaacacggggacacagttggaaacttgttaagggtaaatttcgcacaaacattaggaagtttttctttacacaaagaacgatagacacttggaataagttaccaagtagtgtggtagacagtaagacgttagggactttcaaaactcgacttgatgttttcttggaggaaacaagtggataggactggtgagctttgttgggctgaatggcctgttctcgtctagattgttctaattgttctaattgtatgAAAGTGAAAATGAAGTAAAACTCTAAAAGGACAACTTGAACATGTGAGACATCAATGATAgcttggactggtcttggaacacagaggaactatggaagaaagagcagagcagtgACTCACTCCAATTAGTCCATGGCACACGCTCCTCAATCgggtttaattttgtctttagtcatagcgGTGGGCTCTGATATGACATCCCCAACAGCTCACTCCAGGTGGTCTGCGACAGGCCCCCTCaagcagatttgatttttttccatagtCGTAGCAGTGGGCTCTAATATGACATCCCGGATAATTAACTCCTGCTAGTCTGTGATACATGCTCCTCAAACGGGTTTGATATTTGTCTTGAGTCATAGTGGTGGGCTTCTAATATGACATGTTTAGTGACTCATTCCAACTGGTCCATGGCACACGCTCCTCAATCgggtttaattttgtctttagtcatagcgATGGGCTCTGATATGACATCCCCAATGACTCACTCTACCTGGTCTGCAATTCGCCCCCCTCAAACTGGttagattttgtctttagttgtagtgGTGGGCTCCTAATATGACATGTTTAGTGACTCATTCCAACTGGTCCATGGCACACGCTCCTCAATCTGgtttaattttatctttaatCATAGCAGTGGGCTCTGATATGACATCCCGAATAACTCACTCCTACTAGTGTGACACACACTCCTCAATCgggtttaattttatatttagccATAGTGGGGGGCTCTAATACGACATCCCCAATGACTCACTCTACCTGGTCTGTGATATGCCCCCTCAAACAGGttagattttgtctttagttgtagtgGTGGGCTCCTAATGTGACATGTTTAGTGACTCACTCCAATTAGTGTGACACACACTCctcaaacaggtttaattttgtctttagtcatagcgGTGGGCTCTGATATGACATCCCCAACAACTTGCTCCAGCTGCTCTGTGATATGCCCCctaaaacaggtttgattttgtctttagttgtgttgGAGGGCTCTAACTTGACATCCCCAAAGACTGACtgacactgtggtgtgctgggctggtgataTCACTTGTGTACTGGTGGTTCTCGCCCATTATGAGTGACTCCAAGAAGGTTTAAAATGACCATTTCAAGCATAGGCATGAGGGGTATTGTTTCAGATTTTGACATGGCCAGTAATTATGAATATGAGGTTATCTTTGATCCTTTACTAGCTCTCTAAGGACcaatcagtctatctatctatctatctatctatctatctatctatctatctatctatctatctatctattgtaacaaaggcgctatataggcgcctgactcgacacagaaagacacagaggcacgtataaaaacacaaaaactttatttttcttcacccgtgggcgcacttcttccccgtgacccacaggcaatacacagtcccaaagcacaaacacaataccGCAAAACACTTTTCTTCCACTACCAACACTCCTCCACAagtgtagtcctcctcctccctaccctggctcctcgagtggtggtggctggccctttttataacccacctggaagtgttccaggcgcttgaccacctggtcctaactGCACcaccgggtggggctgaagattcgtccagccagactgctgagtccatgcagctccccctagcagccatctgagcccccaaccaggctgtggaggactccaactcccatggagccctgcgggtggttggggaatcaccgtcagccatggaggctgccaccaagcatcccgggggaggtactggactgcccatggtggctcccccggaacataagcagcaggggcgtccctgccgggcatgggacctggctgtccttcacagttcccctccctcagatgaggcttgtggggctcatcggtcctctccaggacaggCAGTCGGCATCCTTGGCTCCACGGCTGTGCCCTGTAAAAACATAACGAACAGGTCTGGGGGTGCTGCCCCAACATCCCTGCCACTCGGACGTCCTCTCTGGACAACACCTCCAGATGTGGCCACCGCGGCCGCAGTTAAAGCACAGCCAACCCCCACCAGCTCGACCCTTGTGGGAGCGGAAGCAGGTAGGAAACTCCTGCCCCTTCGCCCGctccgaggagggcttgtgactttatctatctatctatctatctatctatctatctatctatctatctatctatctatctatctatctattatatagtaccttatctatctatctatctatctatctatctatctatctatctatctatctatctatctatctatctatctatctatctatctatctatctatctatctatcaaaagcaAATTgaaacatttctattacaattgagaacatttcgaatttaaacatttaaattaagacacacattttaatatttcagatatttgactcaactcagtcattttctaacccggttagtcctgaacagggtcatggggggtgctggagcctacccctgctaacatagggtgcaaggcaggaataaaccctgggcagggtgcaagtCCATCGCAGTGTgtcacacttcttcttctttattatgtacttctacctcatgaggtaaatcaatacattttgttatgaaCTCCCCAAATTGGGGCATCTTGCActaattcagatttttattttattttactcttgaTAATAATTCCAATGTGTATTCTAATAAAGACTTGACTTTACATTTACAGGAAAGGAGACGGGGTCTTGAGGAGCAGCCTGCTTGGATCTTCGCTTCCACTGCCAACGACTCTTAGtgggcttttttttatttttaacaatccCAAAGAGCTTTTTTTGCCTTTCTTCATTAATAGCAATCCATAAAGCAAGATTCTGCTCAGCCATGTCAACAGCCCTGAAGCAAGTCTTTAACAAGGACAAGACGTTCAGGCCCAAGCGCAAATTTGAGCCCGGCACGCAGCGCTTTGAGTTGCACAAAAAGGCTCAGGCCTCGTTAAGCTCGGGAGTGGACCTGAAAGCAGCCGTGCAGCTCCCTCAAGGTGAAGATCTCAACGACTGGGTGGCTGTGCATGTGGTGGACTTTTTTAACAGAATCAACCTGATCTATGGCACTATCTGTGAATTTTGCACAGAGAAGACGTGTCCAATTATGTCTGGGGGTCCCAGGTATGAGTACCGGTGGCAAGATGACTGGAAATACAAGAAGCCCACGGCTTTGCCTGCGCCACAGTACATGACCCTACTTATGGATTGGATTGAGGTTCAGATCAACAATGAAGACCTCTTCCCAACGTGTATAGGTAAGTGCTGTGAATGCCGGGGTATAAAACCAAAATGGTTTAATGTCACCATTCAAACATTCCTGAAGGCTGAGGGTTAACAAGTTTTATAGCCATGTGGGATTTACattacatcctgcctgaagaaggagcctgagttgcctcgcaagcttgcatattgtaatctttttagttagccaataaaaggtgtcattttgcttggcttttctctacattcataatggctaacacggtacaacaccctagtactactgattTACACTGAAATTTTCGCCTGTCTCTTTGCCTGGTTGATTGTCACTGTTCATTGTCACTGTTCTCTGCTGGCCTCTTTGATCTACAAGCTGTTTTCATCCACAGAATTGTCTATCgccagtagtttttttttgtgtgtgtgtttgcactaTTCTCTGTTAAACCTTGAAACAATAGTGTGTGAAAAGATcaagacagcagccattttggagatgctagCACTAAAACGTCTGGCGATATCGCTCATGCCATATTCATATTCACTAAAGCCACGTGTTTTTGCCCGTTCCAGAAGTCAGCTTAACACTAAATGATGCTACAAATGCCAGTCTGCTTGATTTTATACCACAAACCATTATGTTATAATGTATGCTGCGTTGAAATGGAAAATTTGTGTGATGGTGAGCGGGTCAGGTTCAGAGAATAAAATATGCAGGTTTGTTCATCCCATACAACATTAAAAAGGTAATAATGACACATAATCACtttaagctattttttttttttataaatgatcaAATCATGTTTGGGAATGCTACATCAGTGGCcgatcttacagacaatgcacttcaaacaAACTTTACAGGACtttctagtgatggttatcttatctctacattttattagttcatggTTCTCTtttttcagggttaattcatctcaggtgtattcattttgctaacctttgaacaaaaaggttgttaagatgaatgaaaaaaagtcactttgctgtcccaatataagcgagagtatttttcagtttctttgttacactttgcctgatgaaggggccttagctgcctcgaaagcttgcatttgtaatctatttagttagccaataaataaataagtcatttcaccctactttcttctgtgtcaatctatggctaacacagtacaacactctactgctatgctATGGGTTAAGTCAGAAGGATTTCATTTAAGACATTTGTTAGATTTTTAGGTCTATACCGTAACATATACCTGCTTCTGTCCAGAATTTTGTACACATCGTGGTATATAATTTTGCTAATATTGCCAAACCCTagaaaattatccatccatccatccattatccaacccgctatatccaaactacagggtcacgggggtctgctggagccaatcccagccaacacagggcataaggcaggaaacaaaccccgggcatggtgccagcccaccgcagtagaaaatgatttgttttgttatttaaagcACAGTAGTGTTGCTTCACtgtcattttaataatatgtttgAAACGTTTTTCTGTAGTATAAGTAATAAAGCATTATACACTTTTGCTAATTTCTCCATGCATGGATATTGGCGGTGCAAGCCCGGAGTTACACACAAAATCAGATTGCGACTGTCCTTAAGAACAGAGCTCGTTTGTTCCCCGAGATCTTCCTGTACAGAGAaagtacaaacacacacaaccaCTTAATAACCCCATGTGCCCATACTGGAAATGCATTTCATTCTTGTCGGGTGAAGCCACCATAAACGAATGCCAGGGGCTTGCTGGATGTTGCTGTTAAGATTTCCAGACTGAGTGCCCATCACAGTTTTGCATTGCTGTTAATCCAATCGGAATAAGATACTCCACTAACTGTAATCTGCAGTATGAGCGTTATAACTCCTCTGCGTTCACCTCCACAGCGTTTGTTTCATTTGGTATTGTTCCCATCTTTCATGTTCCTGAATGGATGAGCGGTGGAGCTGAAGGACTGAATCAGGAAGTCTGACAGGATGTGGTAAGGGGAGAGGCAGCTGCGGGTCATGTCCAGCTGTACTTGGAAAACCGGGAGCTCCCTATAAATGGTCTCCTACCAGCTTTTTTGTCCGCTTCCCTGAGAAGCTTTTCCTAAATTCCCATTTGACTAAGTCATACGGGTATGCGTTAGCCAGCTTTATAACCCTTTATCCTCTTAAAATTCCTAAATATCAGCATAAAGGATACAGCCTTTTTCAAAAAGACATACTTGGGATTGTTGCTCTTAAGCTCCTCTTACGCCACTTCAGCACAGCACGGGAGCCCGGAAGCTGATCTGTCATCTGCCAACAAAGAACGCGTTCATCACTGGGGAGAGGCCAGATGACAGAATAATTAGAATTCGGCGGTGCTGTCATGTTACCTTGTAACAGTAGCTCACTCCACATAAACCTGATTGCTTCTTAGTTTGCTGTATTGGTCAGTGACTAAACCCCTCCACCCTCAATAAACGTATACATCCACTGACCAAATTcataggaccaccatactaatgcTGGGTGGGGAGCCTCAGTTCTTCATAGCATGGATCAATCACGACGTTCCTTTGAGGTTCTGGTCTACTGTATGtcgacatgattgcatcacaaaATTTCTGCCAATTTGTCATCTGCACATTCCTGTTGCCAAtttcccattctaccacatcccaaaggtattcTGTTGGATTCagagaaggccactgaagaacgcCGAGTTTGCTGTCATGTTCATTAGATCAGTTtgccttgtgacatggtgcacTATCAATGCTGGAAGTAGGCATCCGTAAATTGTGACCATGAAGGGATTCCCATTTTCAGCAACAATACTCTGTGGCATTCAGGAGAGGATTGATTGATTGGTAAGAATGGGTCaaaagtgtaccaagaaaacattccccacactaTTACAGCACCACCACCTTCCCCACCAGTCTGAACTGTTAACAAAAGTCAGGTTGGGTGTGTGGATTCATGCagttggcaccaaattctgaccccactagcagaaattgagattcctCTGACTAAGCTACCATTTTcaaatcttcagttgtccagttttggtgagcccgtgcccactgcagcctcagggTCCATATTTACCAAGTGTCTCAGAATTACCcttaggaattgcactaaaagtcacaCTTGGATAAGACTTTGTCTTACTTCGGAGTAGGATATAATAAGTATTTACGAAATGCTCTAGTCCCTGTCCCAGCGAAGGGCAGGAATTCATCTGACAACGAATGACATCACGGTTTGTACGGCACCCCTTGCTGTAAATTGCTactcatgatgacattttgtagttttctgatagtAATGCTAAccccacataataataataataataataatattcaaattagtgggagaaaaagaagaaggaaaacataataatagatggagtggtggctctgaggctatggatctgcactggcaatcggaagattGCCgtttcgaatcccataaatgccaaaagcgactctgctctgttgggcccttgagcgaggcccttaacctgcaattgctgagcgctttaagTATTGAGAAGAGCGCTATATAAgggcaaagaattattattaaattattattattactagcgactgggagtccgatcaaatcgggctacaaattctacgtttgtgaaatccatactttctctgcaaagaattatttgtttttttaagtccttgaaatgattttgttatcatggccctgatttgtgcttaaaattgaccttttcggccaatgtaatgaagagcttcttgtttaaacggggctgcgagacgtgaactcagctcttcggcacacctcatttgagtttttccggcaaacaattttttaaaacaaaccgtattttacgtctctaatcagagtcggagtaataattatgatgccgtggtcattttagatctgagatcggctaaaatttaaacagtgaccgttgttaatacccagctgtcatttaccaatagatgtcagaaggacagatgccaaaaccgaactgcccaaagatagattccAATGTACCAAACAAATGGCAATGCgttctatattatatatagtgtatgggtgtttctatctatctatctatctatctatctatctatctatctatctatctatctatctatctatctatctatctatctatctatctatctatcgtaataaggatgctatatagcgcccgacctagCAGAAGCACGTACAAAATAAACAGAGGCTTTATTATTCTTCAGCCATGAGACATGTCTTCCCCGAgtcacacagcccaacacagtcccaaagcaaaaCACACAAAGGAAATCACAACCAAAAACACTCTCTTcatccaccactcctcctcaccaagcttagtcctcctcctcctgactctggctctcgagtggtggtggctggcccctttgatagcccacccgga includes the following:
- the LOC120533065 gene encoding MOB kinase activator 3B: MSTALKQVFNKDKTFRPKRKFEPGTQRFELHKKAQASLSSGVDLKAAVQLPQGEDLNDWVAVHVVDFFNRINLIYGTICEFCTEKTCPIMSGGPRYEYRWQDDWKYKKPTALPAPQYMTLLMDWIEVQINNEDLFPTCIGVPFPKNFIPICKKILCRLFRVFVHVYIHHFDRMILMGAEAHVNTCYKHFYYFGTEFSLLDRKELEPLKEMTARMCH